The genomic interval GAGCACCGAAATGGGCGCCAAAGCCAGTTACATTCAACCCGATGCGATCACGATGGCGTTTTTAGAAGAGAAAGTGACACGGGCGTATGAGATTTACCACACCGATGAAGATTTTGTTTACGCGGACGAAGTCACATTTGATGTGAGTAACCTCAAACCGCAACTCGCCGCACCTTCAAGTGTCGACAACGTTTTTGATGTGAGTCAGTTTATCGGTCGTCACATCGACCAAGCCTATTTGGGGTCATGTACGGGCGGCAGAGCTGATGACATCGGCATTGCGGCACATATTTTGCAGGGTCGTAAAGTCGCACCGCGCACACGTTTTGTGATCGTTCCTGCCTCCAAAGGCGTTTTACTCGAAGCGATGGAAAAAGGGTATGTGAAAACATTGATCGAAGCGGGAGCGACCTTTGTCACGCCTGGGTGCGCCGCCTGTTTGGGAACGCATGAGGGCATGATCGCTTCGGGTGAAACCTGCATTACCACGACCAATCGCAATTTTCCAGGGCGCATGGGTGACACGAAAGCGGAGATTTTCTTAGGCTCACCCGCAGCGGTTGCCGCAGCAGCTTTGATGGGCGAAATCGTCGACCCTACGCTTTACATGTAAAGGATAAAAAATGCAAAAATTACTCAGTGGCAATGCCTTTGTCTTTGGCAAAAATGTCGATACGGATCAGATTTACCCAGGGCGTTTTGTCGAGTTTACCGATGTGGAAGATGTCGCGAAATACGCGATGTTTGGCGCCGATCCCGAGTTTACATGTAAAGTCAAAAAAGGCGATTTTATCGTTGCAGGGACAAACTTTGGGTGTGGCAGTAGTCGCGAACATGCCGCTATTACGCTCAAAGCTGTTGGCATTGGCGCGATCATCGCAGAGTCGTTTGCGCGCATCTTTTACCGCAATGCAATCAACCTTGGCATTCCTCTCATTGTCTGCCCTAACATCTCAAAACTGATCCAAACAGGCGATCGTTTGAGTCTTGATCTTCACAGTGGCGAAATACGCCTCGAAAAAAGTCTCATCGCAACCGCGGAACCGATGTCAGAATATGTGCTGAACATCTTAGAAAGTGGCGGCATCAAACCGCTGATAAAACAGCAATTAGCGACTGGAAACAGAGCATAAAATGGCTTACATGTAAAGCGTTTCCTTACCTAACTTTTTGGGCTTGTAATGGTTTAAGTTATGCCGTTATAGAATGAAGTGGAAACGAATTTAAAGGAGTCAGGTGATGCTAAGAGAGATGATGGCATGTTTAATCGTTTTAGGCTTCCTTGGTGGCTGTAGTGGCACAGAAAATCACGAAGTGGTAGGCGAAAAAAGCGTTGAAAAAGTCTATCAAGACGCGATCAGAGACGATATTCTAAAAAGCACCAAAGATCCCAAAGAGTACCAACCGCTTTCATGGAAACTGTTGAAAAGCAGTGAAGTGGTAACCAAGCGTCTTGGTAAAAGAGCTGTTTTCATTGTTCATGCGTATAAAGAAAAAAATATTTACGGTGGCGTGATTCAACGTGAAAATATCTATTTTATCGGTGATTCAAAACCGAGCCTGATTATTGACTTTGATATGAAACAGGTTTTTGAAGAGTTCCTCTTCAGTCAGAGCATGCGCGATGTCTTCTCTCAAACGACGTGGAACTTTGAAACCCTGCAAGCAGCATATCCAAAACGCTCCAGTGACCCTGTGGCTAAAGAGAGCGTGAAAGATTTTATCTATGCTATTAAGCATTACAGTAAGGCAGATCAAGAAGTGCTCATGCATTCCATCACCAATGCCAACAACCCGATGTTCATCGCCAAAAACATGGCTATTTTTTTAAACATGCGATCCTTCCCCGAGCTGATGGAAGAGTTATTGTTTGATGAAATAACCTATAAAGGGAAATACAAATAAGGAATTACCATGAAAAAATTTTTACAACTTTTATCTTTTTTAGCACTCTGTGCGCCGTTGTCGTATGCGGATGATTTGATGGATGGAATTAACGCGTATGAGAAGCGTGACTATGGCAGTGCTAGTGCCTCTTTTCAAACCTCATGCGAGAGTGGCAATGCCGAAGCATGCTACAATCTTGCCAATATGTATGACGCAGGACTTGGCGTAACTAAAGATGATCAAAAAGCCGTTACGCTCTTTACCAAAGCATGCGATGGAGGCTTTATGGATAGTTGCTACAACCTTGGGATGATGTACGATAAAGGCGAAGGCGTAAAACAAGACGCGACAAAAGCCGTTTCACTCTACACCAAAACATGCGAAAGTGGACATACTAGGGGATGTTATAACCTAGCACTCATGTTCTATAAAGGTCAAGGCGTCCAAAAAGACTTCGTCAAAGCATCTGGATTGTTCCAAAAAACATGCGAGCAAGGCTATGAAAAAAGTTGTTACAATCTAGGCGTAATGTACCGCGATGGACAAGGCGTTATGAAAAGTAAACAACAAGCTCTTGAGCTTTTCAAAAAAGCATGCGATCAAAATCTCCCAATTGCTTGTAAAAATTATGAAAAATTAAAAAGTGGGATGTAGGAAATCGTAAGGGAAATATTCAAAAATGGCGGGCAGAGGGGGACTCACGAAGGAAGTTCCTCAAAAGCCCTATAATACGAGATTCCAACGCTTCCACATTTTTGGCGGATAGCGATTGTATCATAGTTTTTTTCCTTTGTATCATAGTGTATTTCACCCACTATGATACCTTTTTTACTTCTAAAATGGTATAAATCATAAAAAATTGTAATCATTTTTTATAATTACAATTACATAAAAACAAGCCAATATATTTATATTATACAACTGGACAAACTTTTGTCTTTATAGTTGAAAAATCTACATCTTCTTTTTTTCTTGAGTTCCTTCAACCTTTTTATTCATTTCACTTTACCTTCATACTCTTTCATAAAATTTAAACACATTTAATTTTTCTACAAGAGATATTACAGTCATTTACAATCATAAAACGCCCGAAGAAACTCACGAGACGAAACAAACGAAGATTAAGAGAGATTCTTTCTATAAATTCAAAAACATAGAAAGAGCCACCCTCAAAAATCTTCAAAACAAAGCAAACTTATCAAGGAGATAAAAATGTCAGTTACAGCAGAAGCAACAAGAGCGATTAAAAAAGAGTTAAAGGTTTTATATCCTGAATTGAAGTTTAGCGTTTCTATGCGTGATTACAGCGTTGTAAATGTTATTTTAAAAGAGGGTGATATTGATTTTAAACAATACAAAACCAAAGAAGGAGAAATTTATTATACAGACGATAAACGAGATTATTTTAACGTTAACGATTGCCATATTGATAGCCATTGGAAAGGATTAGCTCGTAAAATTTTTAAAGATATTCTTCAAATCATTTATAAACATTGTGGAAGACATTACGATAGAAATGCAGGGGATATGGGAGCAGATTATGCAGGATGGAATTACTTTATAAGAGTAAGTGTTGGTTCTTGGTGTGAACCTTATGTTAAGAAGGGGTAATCCCTCTTAATTTCATAATATTAAATTAAATCTTAAATATTTTGATAGTAATATATTTTATTAAAAATAGGAGATATAAATATGAAAAAGTTCGTATTTTTGCTTTTTATGTTAACACCGTTTTTATTCGGTGATTATAAGCTTTTAATTAATACTACAGATAATTATAAGCAAGAGAATATTATTTCAGAAGAGACTATTTTTTTTGGTAGCTTTGATGACTATATGTCATACAGACAAGAAATTGCAAAAAAACTATTGGCTGGAACAGCAGGTGGTGCAATTCAAGGACTTTCACAAGGTGCTGCACAATTAGCTCAGGGTTTATCAGGTGGTGTTGCCAGTGGATTAACAGGTGCAGGTGTAGGATTCGTTATTATAGCAATTCAAGAGCAAATTGATAAAAACAGGGCAGATCAACGGTATATTGAACTTCACAAAATAACTTTAAAAGATGGTTCAACAGAGCTAAAAAGCTTCTTCTTTAATGGAAATAAACAGCCTGTCTATACAGAAGAAGAGATAAAAGATTTTATTAAATTGGGAGAAGCTAAATGAAAACATTATTAAGTATTATGGCTTTATCCATTATAGGTTTATTATTTTCAGGTTGTACAACAGGAAAATTAATTTCTGTTCCGAATAATCCGCACGAAAAAGATGTGTCCGTTTTTCAAACGAATGATGGCTATATTATTTTTAAAAATAAATATCCGTATGAAGATAAACCTTACAAAGCTTTTATTCAAGTTGTTGATTCAGTTGTTTTATATGCAAGAGCAAATAATTATAAATATTTTGCTTTTGTTAATGAAGAATTTAACAATTTAAATGGTTTTACGGTTAATAAATATCCTGACTTTAGAAAATTTACTGATTTAAAAAATGGGTATCATGGGAATGGAAAAAAAGTTCAATCTTATCTAGGATCTTATTCCGTAAATTTAGAGGTTCAATTTTTCAAAGAGAGACAAAAAGGGTTATTCCTATATGATGTAGAAGAATTTGAAAAAGACAGAAAAATTTATGAAACAGCAGAAGAAGAAACCATCCCCAAAAATAAAGTTATCAGAGATACATTGCCAAGAATTTAATGAATACAATACAAAAAGGATTTTTATGAAAAAGGTTTTTGTCTTACTATTGTTCATTTTATCTATAAATCTTATTGCAGGTGACTTGGAAAGAGGTCTTGAAGCTTGTGCAAAAAAAGATTATGCAACTGCTTTTGCTCTCTTAAAACCATTGGAACAATCAGGCAATGCAGAAGTTCAATTTAATCTTGGATATATGTATAGTAATGGTAAAGGTATAAAACAAGATTATGCACAAGCAGTTTTTTGGTATACAAAAGCTGCTGAGCAAGGACTTACAGTGGCTCAATTTAATCTTGGAGTTATGTATTACGATGGTAAAGGTGTAAAACAAGATTATGCACAAGCACTTTTTTGGTATACAAAAGCTGCTGAGCAAGGAGACACAATGGCTCAACATAATCTTGGAATTATGTATAGTAATGGTCAAGGTGTAAAACAAGATTATACACAAGCAGTTTCTTGGTATACAAAAGCTGCTGAGCAAGGAGACACAAATTCTCAAGTAAATCTTGGAGGTATATATTACGATGGTAAAGGTGTAAAACAAGATTATGCACAAGCACTTTTTTGGTATACAAAAGCTGCTGAGCAAGGACAGGCATTTGCTCAGCGTAACCTTGGAATTATGTATAGTAATGGTAAAGGTGTAAAACAAGATTATTTTAAAGCTTTTAAGTTTTATACTGAAGCCTGTAATGGTGACGACGCTACTGGGTGCTATAATCTTGCAACTATGTATCTTTTCGGTAATGGTGTAAAACAAGATTATTTTAAAGCTGTTGAACCTTCTACTAAAGCCTGTAATGGAAATGACGCACTGGGGTGCTATAATCTTGGAATTATGTATAAAAATGGTAAAGGTGTAAAACAAAGTAACTCAAAAGCCAAAGAGTTTTTTGGTAAATCATGTGACTTACATGAAGAAAATGGTTGTAAGAACTACGCTGTTCTCAATCAAAAATAGTCTTCAATTATTTAGCGGATATTTCCATAAACCATATTAAGAGAGTAGCTTATTAAAAGCTACTCCCCCCTCAGTCGTTTATTTGGTCAAAAACTTTCCTGCTCCAACAATACCTGCTAATTTTCCTACTGTATTTAAAGCTGTTGAAGCTGTTGCAATCGTAGAACCTGAAACATAATCACCTTGAGCAACGTTGTATAATATATCATTGTTAAATGAGCCAGTCTTACTATACTCTTGAGTTGCTTTTGAAATATTTGTTATATTTTCTCCTGTGATGCTTTGTGTGAATTTACGTTCAAATCCTGAAATATCATTTGTTGAAACAGAAAGACCATCAAGACCACCTTTCACTTTTGAAGCAAGAGCTATTCTTTCGTCACCTGTTGAATTTTGCATAGCTTTTTCAACGTCTAAATAAGAAACATTACCGTTAGTTCTATCAACTTTTATAACTCCCATATGTTCAAATTGATCGTATACACCTTCTATTTTTGATGCTGTTGAGCTTTGAATATTTTTTACTTCTGAAGAGTTCATATAGCTATCTGCTTTTGATTGTAAGCCTGATATATCAATTTTATTCATTTGCGTTTCTAACGCTTCAGCTTGAAGAGTATTTCCACTATTTAAAGCCGATTCTCTTAAATGTTGGAAATGCTCATAACGTTTTAAATCTGCTAATTCAGAACCGCTAAAATGAGTCGATAGCCCTCTATTTAAAGATAACTCTCCTTCTCTTTGAATAGTGTTGATTTGCGAAGTCATAGCATTTCTAGTTAAATCCTCTCTAAAGATTCCTGCATTACCAAATTGAGTAAATAAAAATTCATTAGCTTTTTGATTATCTCCACCGAATGAATTTAAAGCTTTTTCTCTTAAATCTGCTTCGCCTTTCATAAGTTCAGGTAGAACATTAGAAAACGTATTAGCTGAAGATTTAGCATTTTGAATATCACCTATTGTATCTTTAACTTTTAAAACACTTGTATCTTCTGATCTGATACCATTGGAATTAAGACCTTCAATGACTTTCATATCTGCACGCATATTTTGATTATCTGATACACCGCTTGTATAAGCTTTTGTAGCTCCTGCTCCAACGCCTGCACCAAACATAGAACCAAATTTAGATTGCGCTTCACGAGCGATGGTACTAGATGAAGTTTCATTCAATTTTGCATTAAATCTATTTACTTCTTGAGTAGCAAATTTATCAGCAATTCCTTGCCTTACTTGAGTAGCGTTGATACCTGCTTCAAACGCCATTTCTTTAGAGGAGATAATACCGTCATTGTTATAGTCATTTCTCATTGTATTAGGCATTTCTTGCGTTATAAAATCTTGTTTAGATTGTAATGTTGCAAATTCATCTCTTTGACCTTGAGAGCCTATTTCTGATTGTCTCGTTAGGTTCTTAATAGTGGATTCTGGAATGACCCCAAATTTGTAGACACAATTTAATTCTGCGAAGCCATATTTAATTTCTCATTATATCTTTTTTCAAATTCATTGGGTGAAATATAACCAAGATAACTATGCCTTCTAGTTGAATTATAAAACATTTCGATGTAGTAAAATATGTCTGATTGTGCTTCTTCTCGTGTAATATAAATCTGCTTTTTGACACATTCACGCTTAAATGTTTTAAAAAAGCTCTCAGCAACTGCATTATCATAACAATTTCCTCGCCTGCTCATACTAGGGATAAGGTTGTATTTTTGGAGAAGTGCTTGCCACTCGTATGAGCTATATTGTGAGCCTTGGTCTGAGTGTACAATCACTTCATGATGTGGTTTTTGTCTAAAGGTTGCCATTTCCAGGGCTTTTAGAGCCAACCCAGTTGTCATGCGATGACTTGTTGCCCATCCTGCTATTTTTCTGCTAAAAAGATCTAATACAACTGCTAAATAAAACCATCCTTCGTATGTTTTGATATAGGTTATATCTGTTACCCATGTGTGATTTGGCTCTTGAACATTGAAGCACTGTCCAAGATGGTTAGGATGCGCCACATGTCTTTTCCCTTTTTTGTAACGAGGTTTTCTCTGCTTTACACCTGCACCAAAGAGTTTGGCTTCACCCATCAATCTTGCAACGCGTTTTTTATTAACACCAATACCTGATGCCACAAGATCTTTTGTAACAGTTCGATATCCATAAATACGCCCACTATGCTCATAAGCCTCTTTAATGTGGTGCAACACAACTTTATTAGCTATGTCACGCTTTGACTCTGGTTGTTTAGCCCATGCGTAATAACCACTAAAATGAACTTGCAAAGTTTTGCACATTCTTCTCACAGGATAGAGTGGCTCATACTCTTTGATAAAGGCGTACTTTACTTTTGGTTTTTGGCAAAGTACGCTGCGGCCTTTTTTAGAATATCGCGCTCCTCTGTGACTCTTTTTAATTCTGCTTTGAGCTTTCTATTTTCCGATGACAAATCTTTGGAAGCTTGGTGTTGTGAGGTACTTTGCGGATTACTGTAGATTTTTATCCATGCTTTGAGCGAATCAGGATGCACTCCCAATCTTTGTGCAGTATCTTTAATGGGATAACCATTTTTGATAATTTGGTTGACAGCCTCTTGTTTGAACTCGTCTGTGTATAGTTTATTTGCCATGGAATGACTTTCTCCTCTTGGTATTTTATTTGGTCATTATCGACCAGATTAACAGTTTCAAGAGTGTCTAGTATTGTGGGGTCATTCCATTCATTAGCTCTAGTAAAACTATCTTCAGTTAATTTTGAACCGAATTTAGTTTCCATTCCTGCTTTAGCTTCCATTTGTCTAACGCCTTCTCTTCCTGCTCCGTAAGCTGTTTGAGAAGTTAAAAGCGAATTAGAACCCATCGTTCCTGCAAAATCTAAACTAGATTTCTTTCCTTCTTGGGAAAGAACATTAGATAAGCTCCCTACTTGAGACATTTTAGCGGACAACTCATTATAGGGTTTAGAACTGTCATAATTGAGCTTATTTTGAAAGTTCGCACCTTGATTAAGGTTAGTGCCTATCTCTATACCTTCTTTTGTTCCTGCTTGAATATTTTGATAATGTAAAGCTTCTGCATAACTCAAATCTTTACCAGTGGATTGAGATACAGATTCTTTTAATTGGAGAGCTTTAGAATCTGAAGATATACTCATTGCAGATAAATTTTTAGAGAGGCTTTGAGTCATATTTGAAGCGATACTACTTAACATAGTAAAAGAACCGCTCATTAAACCCCACGAGATCATAGGAACAGAAACATATAAATAACCTGCAACTCCTGCCATCGCAGCAGAATCAGAAAGCATTTGCATTGAGTTATATGCTGTTACATCTCCACCGAATGAATTTTCAGCGTATTTCAAAATAAAGAAGTTTAAAATAGAAGCGCAAACACCCCACATTTCTATCCATACTAAAGCTTTAGCATAGTTTTTGAAGATAGATATGCCATTAATCAAACCAATAACAACAATCAAAGGAAATAAAGCATATAAAAGACCTCTTAAAACAACTTGTAAGATCGGTAACATTTTAGACATATAATAGCCACTAGCTAAATTTGTTTGAATATATTCTGCTCTTGTTTTCCTTTCTGCATAAGCAATACCCGTAGGTAATTTTGAATTACTTAAAAAAGAATTGATTAACCCCGATTGTATTGCTAATTCTTCAAAATTAGATTTAGGTAATGAAGTTTGTTTTGTAATAACTTCGACATCTCTATCGTCAACGTTTTTAAAAACTTTTGACATCGTGTCTTTATAAGAAGTTAAATCATTAGAAGATAATTTAGTCCACAAAGCACCACATTCGTATACATCTCCATTAACTGAAGCAGTATAGGAATTAACAGGAATATTACCGACTGTAATAGATGAGGAATACCAGGAATCTAATGTACTTTTAATACTTGTTGAACTATATAATTCATCGATTCTTTTCTGACCTTCGTCTCCCTTCCCTGAAAATGGAACTAAAATACAATCAGCTACAAATCTTTCAACGTCATTACCGAAATTATGTGAAGAGTCATTAAACTTATGATTCAAAATATCAATCGAATCTCTTAGCGAAGAAACATAACCACCACTAGCAAGAGAATAATTACCACTTCCACTATAACTCATTGCTGTTTGAAATAAGTTTGTCAAACCATTACCAAAAGAATTAAAAAATGAATAAGAGTAAGCTAAAACAGTCGGAATGTTCGCAACTGCCGTTCCTGTTGTAATCGTTGTATTATTGTCATAATATAAAGGATAGTTATCTGTTTTAATATATACTGTAGAGCTTACAGAAAAAACAACTGAAAGAACACCAACCACAAAAATCTGATACATTGAAAAGCTTTTTAAACCCTCGGTTCCTAGTTTTCCAGTTATAGCATTGATGAAAACAAAAACACTACCAAACAACGCCACTAATTTTAAAAGAGATAAATAATCTTCACTATGAAATATCATAGCTACTGCATTTAAGATAGAAAACATACTATCAACTTCTTCAGCAGATGATACAGTTACTAAGTAATCGTCAGCTAAAGCACCCAAAGAAAATAAACATAAGATTGAAATTACCTTTATCATTTATATACTCCTGTATTGTTTTTGGGAACCCCTAAAAGGGAAGAAATAATAAGGGAGAGAGATAATAGGTGAGTTCATTAAACGCCATAAAAAGCAGCAATACGGGGAGTGAGCTTTTTAGCTCATTGCAGTTATAGAAACTTTTTTTAGCAAAAGTGCGATTCTAAAAAAAACCGTAAAAAACTTGCAAAATACTTAAATTCTATTTCCAATTAACAGAGAAGACAAAATATGATGTCATTGGCAATATTCGTAGTGACGCAATAAATGACAGATGACAAAATAGAAATAATCC from Sulfurospirillum multivorans DSM 12446 carries:
- a CDS encoding SEL1-like repeat protein; translated protein: MKKVFVLLLFILSINLIAGDLERGLEACAKKDYATAFALLKPLEQSGNAEVQFNLGYMYSNGKGIKQDYAQAVFWYTKAAEQGLTVAQFNLGVMYYDGKGVKQDYAQALFWYTKAAEQGDTMAQHNLGIMYSNGQGVKQDYTQAVSWYTKAAEQGDTNSQVNLGGIYYDGKGVKQDYAQALFWYTKAAEQGQAFAQRNLGIMYSNGKGVKQDYFKAFKFYTEACNGDDATGCYNLATMYLFGNGVKQDYFKAVEPSTKACNGNDALGCYNLGIMYKNGKGVKQSNSKAKEFFGKSCDLHEENGCKNYAVLNQK
- a CDS encoding conjugal transfer protein TraG N-terminal domain-containing protein → MIKVISILCLFSLGALADDYLVTVSSAEEVDSMFSILNAVAMIFHSEDYLSLLKLVALFGSVFVFINAITGKLGTEGLKSFSMYQIFVVGVLSVVFSVSSTVYIKTDNYPLYYDNNTTITTGTAVANIPTVLAYSYSFFNSFGNGLTNLFQTAMSYSGSGNYSLASGGYVSSLRDSIDILNHKFNDSSHNFGNDVERFVADCILVPFSGKGDEGQKRIDELYSSTSIKSTLDSWYSSSITVGNIPVNSYTASVNGDVYECGALWTKLSSNDLTSYKDTMSKVFKNVDDRDVEVITKQTSLPKSNFEELAIQSGLINSFLSNSKLPTGIAYAERKTRAEYIQTNLASGYYMSKMLPILQVVLRGLLYALFPLIVVIGLINGISIFKNYAKALVWIEMWGVCASILNFFILKYAENSFGGDVTAYNSMQMLSDSAAMAGVAGYLYVSVPMISWGLMSGSFTMLSSIASNMTQSLSKNLSAMSISSDSKALQLKESVSQSTGKDLSYAEALHYQNIQAGTKEGIEIGTNLNQGANFQNKLNYDSSKPYNELSAKMSQVGSLSNVLSQEGKKSSLDFAGTMGSNSLLTSQTAYGAGREGVRQMEAKAGMETKFGSKLTEDSFTRANEWNDPTILDTLETVNLVDNDQIKYQEEKVIPWQINYTQTSSNKRLSTKLSKMVIPLKILHKDWECILIRSKHG
- a CDS encoding tetratricopeptide repeat protein, with translation MKKFLQLLSFLALCAPLSYADDLMDGINAYEKRDYGSASASFQTSCESGNAEACYNLANMYDAGLGVTKDDQKAVTLFTKACDGGFMDSCYNLGMMYDKGEGVKQDATKAVSLYTKTCESGHTRGCYNLALMFYKGQGVQKDFVKASGLFQKTCEQGYEKSCYNLGVMYRDGQGVMKSKQQALELFKKACDQNLPIACKNYEKLKSGM
- a CDS encoding IS3 family transposase (programmed frameshift) encodes the protein MIKNGYPIKDTAQRLGVHPDSLKAWIKIYSNPQSTSQHQASKDLSSENRKLKAELKRVTEERDIPKKGRSVLCQKPKVKYAFIKEYEPLYPVRRMCKTLQVHFSGYYAWAKQPESKRDIANKVVLHHIKEAYEHSGRIYGYRTVTKDLVASGIGVNKKRVARLMGEAKLFGAGVKQRKPRYKKGKRHVAHPNHLGQCFNVQEPNHTWVTDITYIKTYEGWFYLAVVLDLFSRKIAGWATSHRMTTGLALKALEMATFRQKPHHEVIVHSDQGSQYSSYEWQALLQKYNLIPSMSRRGNCYDNAVAESFFKTFKRECVKKQIYITREEAQSDIFYYIEMFYNSTRRHSYLGYISPNEFEKRYNEKLNMASQN
- a CDS encoding LeuD/DmdB family oxidoreductase small subunit; amino-acid sequence: MQKLLSGNAFVFGKNVDTDQIYPGRFVEFTDVEDVAKYAMFGADPEFTCKVKKGDFIVAGTNFGCGSSREHAAITLKAVGIGAIIAESFARIFYRNAINLGIPLIVCPNISKLIQTGDRLSLDLHSGEIRLEKSLIATAEPMSEYVLNILESGGIKPLIKQQLATGNRA
- a CDS encoding LPD29 domain-containing protein — translated: MSVTAEATRAIKKELKVLYPELKFSVSMRDYSVVNVILKEGDIDFKQYKTKEGEIYYTDDKRDYFNVNDCHIDSHWKGLARKIFKDILQIIYKHCGRHYDRNAGDMGADYAGWNYFIRVSVGSWCEPYVKKG